A genomic segment from Pollutimonas thiosulfatoxidans encodes:
- a CDS encoding cell division protein ZapA, translated as MERVDVSILGRDYSLACLPTEKEALLAAVRHVDQRMLGIKGSGKVSSNERIAVMAAIQIAGELLSMRAPDGPLGNVALGDFKRKIDDMNDMLDQLAGSVAPIQR; from the coding sequence ATGGAACGTGTCGACGTATCCATACTCGGGCGTGATTATTCATTAGCTTGCCTGCCGACGGAGAAAGAAGCATTGCTGGCGGCGGTGCGTCATGTAGACCAGCGCATGTTGGGCATCAAGGGCTCGGGCAAAGTCTCCAGCAACGAACGCATTGCCGTCATGGCTGCAATCCAGATCGCCGGAGAGCTCCTGTCCATGCGGGCTCCGGACGGCCCACTCGGTAATGTTGCGCTTGGCGATTTCAAGCGTAAAATTGATGACATGAACGACATGCTAGATCAATTGGCTGGCTCCGTCGCTCCGATCCAAAGGTAG
- a CDS encoding nucleoside recognition domain-containing protein has translation MMLGYVVALIKRSWRLFITVTKVMLPVMVIVQIGQELGLVDLIGRLIAPAMALLHLPPEAGIIWATTLLTGIYGGIASLSTLAPTFEMTVAQVSALCAMMLFAHAIPVEQAIVRRAGASFGVTAALRIGTAIVYGGAVAWICHWTGTLSEPLSFEWLRGSSMMSGSGDTGYFAWIQATAFSLVLTFVIILVLVLALDALDRLGITRRITAALMPLLRISGLNAQVAPVTTVGVLLGLTYGGALIIEESEKQNFSPRTRFLALSWLSLSHSLIEDTLLLMALGADVWVVLVGRVAVTLAIVAALARLTDRGSWATTRVAQQQT, from the coding sequence ATGATGCTGGGATACGTAGTAGCGCTGATCAAGCGTAGTTGGCGGCTGTTCATCACCGTGACCAAGGTCATGCTGCCGGTCATGGTGATTGTACAGATCGGCCAGGAGTTGGGTCTGGTCGATCTTATCGGCCGTCTGATCGCGCCTGCAATGGCTCTGCTGCATCTACCGCCGGAGGCCGGCATCATCTGGGCAACCACCCTGCTGACCGGCATCTACGGCGGCATTGCTTCGCTTAGCACCCTGGCCCCCACCTTCGAGATGACCGTCGCACAGGTCAGCGCCTTGTGCGCAATGATGCTATTTGCCCATGCCATTCCGGTGGAGCAAGCCATCGTGCGACGCGCAGGTGCCAGCTTCGGCGTGACAGCGGCGCTACGCATAGGCACGGCTATTGTGTATGGCGGCGCCGTAGCGTGGATCTGCCATTGGACCGGCACCCTGTCCGAACCCTTGTCATTTGAATGGCTGCGGGGATCTTCCATGATGTCGGGCAGCGGCGACACCGGCTATTTTGCCTGGATACAAGCCACCGCCTTTTCCCTGGTCCTGACCTTCGTCATTATTCTGGTGCTGGTACTTGCACTGGACGCCCTGGATCGCCTGGGCATCACGCGCCGCATTACGGCAGCGCTGATGCCTTTGCTGCGGATATCAGGCCTGAATGCGCAGGTCGCGCCGGTTACGACCGTGGGCGTACTGTTGGGCCTGACCTATGGCGGGGCCTTGATTATTGAAGAGTCGGAAAAGCAGAACTTTTCTCCACGCACACGTTTCCTGGCCCTGTCGTGGCTGTCCTTGTCACACTCGCTGATCGAGGACACCTTGCTGCTGATGGCGTTGGGTGCCGACGTGTGGGTGGTGCTGGTCGGGCGTGTTGCGGTGACGCTGGCTATCGTCGCGGCGTTGGCGCGACTGACCGACCGCGGCAGTTGGGCAACGACGCGCGTTGCCCAACAGCAAACCTAG
- a CDS encoding SIMPL domain-containing protein (The SIMPL domain is named for its presence in mouse protein SIMPL (signalling molecule that associates with mouse pelle-like kinase). Bacterial member BP26, from Brucella, was shown to assemble into a channel-like structure, while YggE from E. coli has been associated with resistance to oxidative stress.) — translation MILSLTVRKYFLSVALMAVSGAVALPAYAQEAQHKKQQWPQASLQAEASAEVVQDTVRITLASELSDSSQAAVANVLSKTLEDVMIDAKGHNKIKVSSGNYRIWPMNDQDGKISNWRGRAEIVLESQDFAAASRLASDLNERMPIANLQFSVSPKARAEKEAALLTQAAQAFRDRAQALAQAFGYAGYAIKEINLGGSGARYESAPRMLAMSAKADVPLEAGTETVSVSVQGSIFLNSTQK, via the coding sequence ATGATTCTCTCCTTGACGGTTCGTAAATATTTCTTATCCGTGGCGTTGATGGCGGTGTCAGGCGCCGTGGCCCTGCCGGCGTACGCGCAAGAAGCGCAACACAAAAAGCAGCAGTGGCCGCAAGCCAGTCTGCAGGCCGAAGCATCCGCCGAGGTGGTGCAAGATACGGTGCGCATCACGCTGGCTTCCGAGCTTAGCGACAGTTCACAAGCCGCAGTGGCCAATGTGCTCAGTAAAACGCTGGAAGACGTCATGATCGACGCCAAGGGTCATAACAAGATCAAGGTCAGTAGCGGCAACTACCGGATCTGGCCCATGAACGACCAGGATGGCAAGATCTCCAACTGGCGCGGGCGCGCTGAAATCGTCTTGGAGTCGCAAGATTTTGCGGCCGCTTCGCGTCTGGCGTCTGATCTGAACGAGCGCATGCCGATCGCCAACCTGCAGTTCTCGGTGTCGCCCAAGGCGCGCGCCGAAAAAGAGGCGGCATTGCTGACCCAGGCGGCGCAAGCCTTCCGCGATCGTGCACAAGCCCTGGCGCAAGCCTTTGGTTACGCCGGCTATGCCATCAAGGAAATCAATCTGGGCGGATCGGGTGCGCGTTATGAATCGGCGCCACGCATGTTGGCGATGTCAGCCAAGGCTGATGTACCGCTGGAAGCCGGTACCGAGACAGTCAGCGTGTCGGTGCAGGGTTCGATTTTCTTGAACTCAACACAAAAATAA
- a CDS encoding tripartite tricarboxylate transporter TctB family protein, whose amino-acid sequence MQIRNKQDFWSGIMFVALGVGFALGATSYSMGTSARMGPGYFPFWLGVLLAVLGATVTLGAFSRKAEEVEMERFDWKITGIVIGSVALCGLAFNYLGVYISVFLLVVLSSMASHQFSWKIAIPTATALVVFVWLAFIKGLGLIFPLWPSFIGN is encoded by the coding sequence ATGCAAATTCGAAACAAACAGGACTTCTGGTCCGGCATTATGTTCGTCGCCCTGGGCGTCGGTTTCGCCCTGGGCGCAACCAGCTACTCCATGGGCACATCGGCCCGTATGGGACCTGGCTATTTCCCCTTTTGGCTGGGGGTGCTGTTGGCAGTGCTAGGCGCCACAGTGACGCTAGGCGCTTTTTCACGCAAGGCGGAAGAGGTCGAAATGGAGCGCTTCGACTGGAAGATTACCGGCATCGTGATCGGATCGGTCGCGCTGTGCGGCCTGGCTTTCAATTACCTGGGTGTTTATATCTCTGTATTTTTGCTGGTGGTTCTCAGCAGCATGGCCAGCCACCAGTTCAGTTGGAAGATCGCCATACCGACCGCCACGGCTCTGGTCGTGTTTGTTTGGCTGGCGTTCATCAAAGGCTTGGGGCTTATCTTCCCGCTGTGGCCTAGCTTCATCGGCAATTAA
- a CDS encoding NAD(P)-dependent oxidoreductase, with protein MPSINARPYDNHPSTEVAFLGLGVMGFPMAGHLAKAGHKVTVYNRTFSKAEAWAAEFGGKAARTPKEAAANAGIVFCCVGNDEDLRSVVLGENGALAGMASGAIFVDHTTASAEIARELYQQAKQQGVGFIDAPVSGGQAGAVNGKLTVMCGGDRSQFDTIQPLAYHFAQAVTLLGESGSGQLAKMVNQICIAGLVQGLSEAIAFGQAAKLDMKQVLEVISKGAAQSWQMENRGSTMIEDKFDFGFAVDWMRKDLGLVLSEARRNGARVPVTALVDQFYADVQQMGGNRWDTSSLIKRLRS; from the coding sequence ATGCCTTCCATCAATGCCAGGCCCTACGATAACCACCCCTCAACAGAAGTCGCCTTTCTGGGTCTGGGAGTCATGGGCTTCCCCATGGCGGGCCACTTGGCCAAGGCCGGACACAAGGTCACGGTCTACAACCGTACATTCAGCAAGGCCGAAGCATGGGCCGCAGAGTTCGGCGGTAAAGCTGCGCGCACCCCTAAGGAAGCGGCCGCCAACGCTGGTATCGTGTTTTGCTGCGTCGGTAACGACGAAGACCTGCGCAGCGTCGTGCTGGGCGAGAACGGCGCATTGGCCGGCATGGCCTCCGGTGCGATATTCGTGGACCACACCACCGCATCGGCGGAAATCGCACGCGAACTTTATCAGCAAGCCAAACAGCAAGGCGTCGGTTTCATCGATGCCCCGGTGTCAGGCGGCCAGGCGGGTGCCGTCAATGGCAAACTGACTGTCATGTGCGGCGGCGACCGCTCGCAGTTCGACACCATCCAGCCCCTGGCCTATCACTTTGCCCAGGCTGTGACGCTACTGGGTGAATCCGGCTCCGGCCAGTTGGCCAAGATGGTCAATCAGATATGTATCGCCGGACTGGTACAAGGTCTGTCCGAGGCCATCGCCTTCGGCCAGGCGGCCAAACTCGACATGAAGCAAGTGCTTGAGGTGATCAGCAAGGGCGCTGCACAAAGCTGGCAAATGGAAAATCGCGGGTCCACCATGATCGAGGACAAATTCGATTTCGGCTTTGCCGTAGATTGGATGCGCAAAGACCTGGGCCTCGTACTTTCGGAGGCACGGCGCAACGGAGCCCGCGTCCCGGTCACCGCGCTGGTCGATCAGTTCTACGCCGATGTCCAGCAAATGGGTGGCAACCGCTGGGATACCTCCAGCCTGATCAAACGCTTGCGCAGTTAA
- a CDS encoding c-type cytochrome produces the protein MVFRRYAGVFVVSSIVAVAAPAAAQSGTTGQQLASSKNCLACHQIDSKRVGPAFNVIAQRFVNQDGAADYLAATIRSGGRGRWGAVPMPAQPQVSPDEAQQLAAWILSLAADASSAD, from the coding sequence ATGGTTTTTAGAAGGTATGCTGGGGTTTTCGTCGTGAGTAGTATCGTTGCAGTTGCCGCGCCGGCCGCCGCCCAGAGCGGTACCACCGGGCAGCAATTGGCCAGCTCAAAGAATTGTCTGGCTTGTCATCAGATAGACAGCAAGCGGGTCGGCCCCGCCTTCAATGTCATTGCGCAACGCTTTGTCAATCAGGACGGAGCCGCCGACTATCTGGCAGCGACGATACGCAGCGGGGGCCGTGGCCGGTGGGGTGCCGTTCCCATGCCTGCACAACCGCAAGTCAGCCCCGACGAGGCACAGCAACTGGCGGCCTGGATACTTTCACTTGCCGCCGATGCATCAAGTGCGGACTAA
- a CDS encoding Lrp/AsnC family transcriptional regulator, whose protein sequence is MAQNDLDRVDRQILMELQRNGRLSNQDLADKVALSPSPCLRRVRRLEEEGYIDSYVALVNPDKVGLKLLAYVTIRLNKVFRASHSPVSDFARDVQSWPEVVECYAMSGDMDYLLRVQVEDLTQFSRFAMDKLMQHPAVVDMRSSFTLQRIKETTEISV, encoded by the coding sequence ATGGCACAAAATGACTTGGACCGGGTGGATCGGCAAATTTTAATGGAGTTGCAGCGCAATGGACGCCTTAGCAATCAAGATCTGGCCGACAAGGTGGCGCTGTCTCCCAGCCCCTGCCTGCGACGTGTGCGCCGACTGGAGGAGGAGGGCTATATAGATAGCTATGTGGCTTTGGTTAATCCGGACAAGGTGGGGCTTAAGTTGCTGGCTTATGTGACGATCCGGCTGAACAAGGTGTTCCGGGCCAGTCATTCGCCAGTGTCGGATTTCGCGCGCGATGTACAAAGCTGGCCGGAGGTGGTGGAGTGTTATGCGATGTCCGGAGATATGGATTATCTGCTGCGGGTGCAAGTGGAGGACTTGACGCAGTTTTCGCGGTTCGCGATGGATAAGCTGATGCAGCATCCAGCTGTGGTTGACATGCGGTCAAGTTTTACGCTGCAAAGGATTAAGGAGACGACGGAGATTTCTGTCTAA
- a CDS encoding sensor histidine kinase, with protein MSRTQQNPRGSIRHWLLALLIPGTIALLVYDSRNDYLALTAVTQEAYDSALLEPAKVLETSVAFNEDGTLRIDPPFYAQVMLESRAGSRKYFRVEEISPMVLSLAGARTKGLTGQTLLGMRGLPRPEVLADNEGVPVFYNTLFSNDEVRMVAVWRDLHFQGTHRQVLIMVGESLDMRLRTQQQAWRQGLFRDARMLLLVVLLVWFSVQWALRPLGELRREIKTRKVDDLTPLDADQVPREVAPLVEAVNHHIDLYRRVLDKQAQFLADASHQLRTPLAIMRTQAQYARREPDTDRMRETLDAIIKQLGQTSRLTEQLLSLAHASRKDAAARTEIDLNALAREVVLQYLPLARERHQDLGWLDTTEGGQDGDDADEGPIWVLGNEAELHESIANLIHNAINHSGTASIITVSAGIREGYAYVSVSDNGVGLDPSLRESVFMRFDRGARRGHTVSRGGSGLGLAIALAYAERNRGTIALGDGDPSPGGTGLCATLKLPAIQPAAA; from the coding sequence ATGAGCCGCACACAGCAGAACCCACGCGGAAGCATCCGCCATTGGCTCTTGGCTTTGCTTATACCGGGCACGATTGCTTTGTTGGTATACGACAGTCGCAACGACTATCTGGCGCTGACGGCAGTCACCCAGGAAGCCTATGACAGCGCGCTGCTTGAGCCAGCCAAGGTGCTCGAAACCAGTGTGGCATTCAATGAAGACGGCACCTTGCGCATCGACCCGCCGTTTTATGCCCAGGTGATGCTCGAGTCGCGGGCAGGCAGCCGCAAGTATTTTCGGGTGGAAGAGATTTCCCCCATGGTGCTCAGCCTGGCTGGGGCGCGCACCAAGGGCCTGACAGGGCAGACGCTGCTTGGCATGCGCGGTCTGCCGCGTCCGGAAGTGCTCGCCGACAACGAGGGCGTGCCCGTTTTCTACAATACCTTGTTCAGCAACGACGAGGTCCGTATGGTCGCCGTCTGGCGCGACCTGCACTTTCAGGGCACGCATCGCCAGGTGCTGATCATGGTGGGCGAAAGTCTGGACATGCGTCTTCGTACGCAACAGCAGGCCTGGCGCCAGGGCCTGTTCCGCGATGCCCGCATGCTGTTGCTGGTGGTGTTGCTGGTATGGTTCAGCGTGCAATGGGCATTGCGCCCGCTAGGCGAGCTGCGCCGCGAGATCAAGACGCGCAAGGTGGACGACTTGACGCCTCTGGATGCCGACCAGGTCCCGCGCGAGGTGGCTCCGCTGGTAGAGGCTGTGAATCACCACATCGATTTGTATCGTCGTGTGCTCGACAAGCAGGCGCAGTTCCTGGCCGATGCGTCGCATCAGTTGCGCACCCCTTTGGCGATTATGCGCACACAGGCGCAGTATGCCAGGCGAGAGCCCGACACCGACAGAATGCGCGAAACCCTGGACGCCATCATCAAGCAGTTGGGACAGACCTCGCGCTTGACTGAGCAATTACTGTCTTTGGCGCACGCCAGCCGCAAAGACGCTGCGGCACGAACCGAGATCGATCTTAACGCCCTGGCTCGCGAGGTCGTGCTGCAATACTTGCCGCTGGCGCGCGAACGTCACCAAGACCTGGGCTGGCTCGATACAACAGAGGGCGGTCAGGATGGTGACGACGCAGACGAAGGCCCCATCTGGGTGTTGGGAAACGAAGCCGAGCTGCACGAGTCCATTGCCAACCTAATCCATAACGCCATCAATCATTCGGGCACCGCTTCCATCATCACGGTGTCGGCGGGCATACGCGAGGGTTACGCCTATGTCAGTGTGTCCGATAACGGCGTGGGCCTGGATCCGTCTTTACGAGAAAGCGTCTTCATGCGCTTCGATCGTGGCGCGCGCCGCGGTCACACGGTCAGTCGGGGCGGCTCTGGATTGGGTCTGGCGATTGCACTGGCTTACGCCGAACGCAATCGCGGCACCATTGCCCTGGGCGACGGCGACCCGTCGCCGGGTGGCACAGGATTATGCGCCACCCTGAAGCTCCCGGCCATCCAGCCGGCTGCGGCTTAA
- a CDS encoding tripartite tricarboxylate transporter permease, which produces MELLDHLALGFSVALSYENIAYCLLGCLLGTLIGVLPGIGPVPTIAMLLPITYVLPPVAGLIMLAGIYYGAQYGGSTTAILVALPGETSAVVTVLDGHQMARNGRAGAALAIAAIGSFFAGCVATVLLAGFAPPLAEVAFKFGPAEYFSLMILGLIGAVVLASGSLPKAICMILLGLLFGMVGTDVNSGVARYDFGIPELQDGIDFAVVAMGVFGFAEIMTNLELKDQRVDITGKVGSLYPNKQEFKEAWPACVRGTALGSALGILPGGGAVLSSFASYTLEKKLSKNPERFGKGHPAGLAGPESANNAAAQTSFIPLLTLGIPGNAVTALMIGAMTIHNIQPGPQVMTSHPDLFWGLIVSMWVGNLMLVVLNLPLVGLWIKLLKVPYRILFPAILVFCTIGVYSLNYNVFDIWMTAAFGLIGYIWAKLKCEGAPLLLGLVLGPMMEENFRRALLLARGDYTTFVTRPLSLSLLVVAAALVVIVALPSIKKKRDETFVEEG; this is translated from the coding sequence ATGGAATTGTTAGATCACCTGGCACTAGGGTTCTCTGTTGCCCTGTCCTACGAAAATATCGCCTATTGTTTGTTGGGATGCCTGCTGGGCACCCTGATCGGTGTACTGCCCGGCATCGGCCCGGTACCCACCATCGCGATGCTGCTGCCCATTACTTATGTGCTGCCACCGGTGGCGGGCCTGATCATGCTTGCCGGTATTTATTATGGCGCGCAGTACGGTGGCTCAACCACGGCCATTCTGGTGGCGCTACCGGGGGAAACCTCTGCGGTGGTGACCGTACTGGACGGCCATCAGATGGCTCGCAATGGCCGAGCCGGCGCAGCGCTGGCCATCGCTGCCATCGGTTCTTTCTTTGCCGGTTGCGTTGCCACGGTCCTGTTGGCCGGCTTTGCGCCTCCGCTGGCCGAAGTCGCCTTCAAGTTCGGACCGGCAGAGTATTTCTCGCTAATGATATTAGGCTTGATCGGGGCGGTCGTATTGGCTTCGGGCTCGCTGCCCAAGGCGATCTGCATGATCTTGCTGGGCTTGCTGTTCGGCATGGTCGGCACTGACGTCAACTCGGGCGTCGCTCGTTATGACTTCGGCATCCCCGAATTGCAAGATGGCATCGACTTCGCTGTCGTTGCCATGGGCGTGTTTGGTTTCGCCGAAATCATGACCAACCTGGAACTCAAGGACCAGCGCGTCGACATCACGGGCAAGGTCGGAAGCCTGTACCCGAACAAACAGGAATTCAAGGAAGCCTGGCCCGCCTGCGTGCGCGGCACTGCCTTGGGTTCGGCTCTGGGCATCTTGCCAGGTGGCGGCGCCGTACTGTCGTCGTTTGCCTCGTATACGCTGGAAAAGAAACTTTCCAAAAACCCTGAACGCTTTGGCAAGGGGCACCCGGCCGGGCTGGCCGGACCTGAGTCCGCCAACAACGCCGCCGCACAGACCTCGTTTATCCCCCTGCTTACATTGGGCATACCGGGCAACGCCGTGACGGCGCTGATGATAGGCGCGATGACCATCCATAATATCCAGCCCGGTCCGCAGGTGATGACCAGCCACCCCGATCTGTTCTGGGGCCTGATCGTATCGATGTGGGTCGGCAACCTGATGCTGGTCGTGCTGAACCTGCCGCTGGTCGGCTTGTGGATCAAGTTGCTGAAAGTGCCCTACCGCATTCTGTTTCCAGCCATTCTTGTGTTCTGCACCATCGGTGTCTATTCCCTGAACTACAACGTCTTCGACATCTGGATGACCGCCGCCTTCGGTCTCATTGGCTACATCTGGGCCAAGCTCAAATGTGAAGGTGCGCCCTTGCTGCTCGGTCTGGTTCTTGGGCCCATGATGGAAGAGAACTTCCGCCGCGCACTGTTGTTGGCACGGGGCGACTACACAACCTTCGTAACCCGGCCGCTATCGCTGTCCTTGCTGGTCGTGGCAGCGGCATTGGTCGTCATCGTTGCCTTGCCGTCCATCAAGAAGAAGCGAGACGAGACCTTCGTAGAGGAAGGTTGA
- the msrA gene encoding peptide-methionine (S)-S-oxide reductase MsrA, with protein MNEIAVLGGGCFWCTESVFLSVRGVSEVTSGYSGGHVENPSYEQVCAKNTGHIEVVRVVFDPAVIDYEAILEIFFGTHDPTTLDRQGGDVGPQYASAIFCQSAEQKAIAEKVIAGVEAELGEKVVTKVLDAERFWPAEQYHHDYYTRNPNQGYCQVVISPKLSKFRQRFAQYLRA; from the coding sequence ATGAACGAAATTGCAGTTTTGGGTGGTGGGTGCTTCTGGTGCACCGAATCCGTGTTTTTGTCGGTTCGTGGGGTCAGCGAGGTCACCTCCGGGTATAGCGGCGGCCATGTCGAGAACCCCAGCTACGAACAGGTGTGCGCCAAAAATACCGGGCACATCGAAGTCGTGCGTGTGGTGTTCGACCCCGCCGTTATCGATTACGAAGCCATACTCGAAATATTCTTCGGTACCCATGATCCCACCACGCTTGATAGGCAAGGCGGGGATGTTGGCCCGCAGTATGCGTCTGCCATTTTCTGCCAGTCGGCAGAGCAAAAAGCCATTGCAGAAAAGGTTATCGCGGGCGTGGAGGCCGAACTGGGCGAGAAGGTCGTAACCAAGGTACTGGACGCCGAACGCTTTTGGCCGGCAGAGCAATACCATCACGATTACTACACCCGCAACCCCAATCAAGGATATTGCCAGGTGGTGATTTCACCCAAGCTGTCCAAGTTTCGCCAGCGTTTCGCGCAATATTTGCGTGCCTAG
- the lgt gene encoding prolipoprotein diacylglyceryl transferase, which translates to MLQYPQIDPVALQIGPIAIHWYGLMYLIGFALVWILGRWRIAHGKTDLTLRDLEDLIFYCVLGVVIGGRLGYVLFYKPGDYLHKPLEVLYLWEGGMSFHGGLVGVIVVLMLFARKRNKSLLEVGDFIAPLIPLGLGAGRLGNFINGELWGRPTDVPWAMVFPQSGDGLARHPSQLYEMGLEGFALFALVWWFARKPRRTGQVSAVFLAGYGVFRFLVEYTREPDYYLGLLAGGLTMGQLLSLPMIAAGILIFVLSSRKSNPAPTR; encoded by the coding sequence ATGCTTCAGTATCCTCAAATCGATCCCGTCGCCTTGCAGATAGGCCCTATCGCCATCCACTGGTATGGGCTGATGTATCTGATTGGGTTTGCACTGGTGTGGATCCTGGGACGATGGCGCATCGCCCACGGCAAAACGGATCTGACGTTGCGCGACCTTGAAGACCTGATCTTCTATTGTGTCCTGGGCGTGGTCATTGGCGGCCGGCTTGGCTATGTGCTGTTCTATAAGCCGGGCGACTACCTGCACAAACCGCTAGAGGTCCTTTACCTGTGGGAAGGCGGCATGTCTTTCCACGGCGGATTGGTCGGTGTCATCGTCGTCCTGATGCTCTTCGCGCGTAAGCGCAACAAGTCGCTGCTGGAGGTCGGAGACTTCATAGCACCGCTTATTCCGCTGGGCCTGGGTGCGGGACGACTGGGCAACTTTATAAATGGCGAACTCTGGGGCCGTCCGACCGATGTGCCGTGGGCGATGGTCTTTCCGCAAAGCGGTGACGGGCTGGCACGCCATCCCTCGCAACTTTACGAGATGGGGCTGGAAGGCTTCGCGCTGTTCGCGCTGGTGTGGTGGTTTGCACGCAAGCCGCGCCGCACGGGCCAGGTCAGCGCTGTCTTCCTGGCTGGATATGGTGTCTTCCGGTTCCTGGTCGAATACACCCGAGAACCGGACTACTACCTCGGCCTGCTTGCAGGCGGGCTTACCATGGGCCAATTACTATCCTTGCCCATGATCGCGGCCGGCATACTTATTTTTGTGTTGAGTTCAAGAAAATCGAACCCTGCACCGACACGCTGA
- the hppD gene encoding 4-hydroxyphenylpyruvate dioxygenase — protein MNTTPTTTTPWENPMGTAGFEFIEYTAPDPIALGKVFETLGFKPIAKHRNKNVTLYRQGGINFLINAEPDSFAQRFARLHGPSICAIAFRVDDAAKAYKRALELGAWGFDSGSGPMELNIPAIKGIGDSLIYLVDRWQGKAGHGGIGDISIYDVDFEPLSVETAHDDLHHVGAGLTIVDHLTHNVHKGRMDEWAEFYERLFNFREVRYFDIEGKVTGVKSKAMTSPCGNIRIPINEEGTDEKGQIQEYLDLYRGEGIQHIALATEDIHKTVEQLRGTGLKFLDTPDTYYELLDRRLPNHGEDVDRLQKNKILLDGAAEGGLLLQIFTENQIGPIFFEIIQRKGNDGFGEGNFKALFESIELDQMRRGVLKTVE, from the coding sequence ATGAACACGACACCGACCACCACTACGCCATGGGAAAATCCCATGGGCACCGCCGGCTTCGAATTTATTGAATACACCGCGCCCGATCCCATCGCCCTGGGCAAAGTATTCGAGACCCTGGGCTTCAAGCCCATCGCGAAACACCGCAATAAGAACGTCACGCTTTATCGCCAAGGCGGCATCAACTTCCTGATCAACGCCGAACCCGACTCGTTCGCGCAACGCTTCGCGCGTCTGCACGGGCCGTCCATCTGTGCCATCGCATTTCGCGTGGACGATGCGGCCAAGGCATACAAGCGCGCGCTGGAGTTGGGCGCTTGGGGCTTCGACTCGGGTAGCGGCCCCATGGAACTGAACATTCCCGCCATCAAAGGCATAGGTGACTCATTGATTTATCTGGTGGACCGCTGGCAAGGCAAGGCCGGCCACGGTGGTATCGGCGACATCAGCATCTACGACGTCGACTTCGAGCCGCTCAGTGTTGAAACTGCACACGATGACCTGCATCACGTGGGCGCCGGGCTGACCATCGTGGACCACCTGACGCACAACGTGCATAAAGGCCGCATGGACGAATGGGCGGAGTTCTATGAGCGCTTGTTCAATTTCCGCGAAGTTCGTTATTTCGACATTGAAGGCAAAGTCACCGGCGTGAAATCCAAGGCCATGACTTCGCCTTGCGGCAACATCCGCATTCCGATCAACGAAGAAGGCACGGACGAGAAAGGGCAAATTCAAGAGTATCTGGATCTGTACCGCGGCGAAGGCATTCAGCATATTGCGCTGGCCACCGAAGACATCCACAAGACGGTCGAGCAACTGCGCGGCACCGGACTGAAGTTTCTGGACACTCCAGACACCTATTACGAGCTGCTTGATCGCCGCCTGCCGAATCATGGCGAAGACGTCGATCGCTTGCAGAAGAACAAGATTCTGCTGGACGGCGCAGCCGAAGGCGGCCTGCTGCTGCAGATCTTTACCGAAAACCAGATCGGCCCCATCTTCTTCGAGATCATCCAGCGCAAGGGCAATGATGGCTTCGGCGAAGGCAACTTCAAAGCCTTGTTCGAGTCCATCGAACTGGACCAAATGCGTCGGGGCGTACTCAAGACGGTTGAATAA